The sequence below is a genomic window from Streptococcus pantholopis.
TTTTTAAAATCGCCTTTCAGACATCTGCTGCTGGCGGTAAGTCTGAAGTAATTGCCCTGCGGTCAAAACACAAGGTACCATCTAAGTCAAATACAAACTTCATATATTACCTTTCCAAAATACAGCTTATTTTCGACTTGAATCAGGAACATAGGCCAGAGCACGAACAGGTGATCCAGTTGCCTCTTTCCAGTGCGGAAAGGCAATAAAGATGACACTACCTGTTGCTGGCACTTGATCGAGATGGGCCAGTACCTCCAGCTGAAAAATACCTTGCTCTAATAAATAATACTCTTGGCGCAAAACACCGCCAGCTTCTGCAGCAGCTTTGCCGCTGTCTGTATCAAGAGTCTCATGGCCTAACGCTTTAATATGGCGTTCATGAATCAAAAAATCTATAGCCTCGCGCGACCAGCCCGGAGACTGCTGGGCACCATTATCGTCAAGATTTGTCATCAATTCCTGAGATGGCCAGCGTTTCGACCAGTCACTGCGAAAAGCCACAAAACTTCCCTCTGCAATTCGCCCGTATTCTGCTTCAAAATCAAGCACATCTTGCTTGGTCAGCTCATAGTTGGGATTTTTTTCAACAGCAGCTGATTTATCAATAACATACAAGGGCAGTAAAAAATCTTCCAAAGGAATTTGCTCCAGCCACTTGCCGCCTTCAACAAAATGAATCGGCGCATCAATATGTGTTCCGTACTGACCAACAACAGAAAATTGCTGAACATGAAAACCATCTTTCAGTGTAAAAATATCCTTCTTTGCCAGCGCCGGCAGCGGCGGAAAATGCGGACTGTCCTCATCGATTTGATGGGTCAGATCCACCAGTCTTGCAGTCTTAAATACTTTAAGTGCTTCTTGCAAATTTATCATGTCCTGTACTCCTTTACCAAGATACAAAGGCCGTTTAAAAATCCGTATGAAAATAGGGGATGGCAAGTGATGCTGGCATCACGATGACAGACATCTTTTTCACTAGGATTTTAGGCCGAGTTCAGTTCAGCAAGATACCAAGCCCGTTTAAAGAGCAAAGCAAAAATGGCGGTAAGTCCGAAATCTCTGATTTCGCAGACGCACCCCTGCCAGAACGACTAGAAAGGTGCGGTCGACTGTTAAGGCGACAAAGCTTTCAGTCGTTTACGGCTGGCGGTAAGTCCGAAATCTCTGATTTCGCAGACGCACCCCTGCCAGAACGACTAGAAAGGTGCGGTCGACTGCTAAGGCGACAAAGCCTTCAGACGTCTACGGCTAGCTAACTTGAAATCAATTCTAAACTTAAGCATTTCTTTTTCCCGCAGCGTTTAGGGCGTGTTCAGTTCATCAAGATACAAAGCCCGTTTAAAGAGCAAAGCAAAAATGGCGGTAAGTCCGAAATCTCTGATTTCGCAGACGCACCCCTGCCAGAACGACTAGAAGGGTGCGATCGACTGTTAAGGCGACAAAGCCTTCAGACGGCTACGGCTAGCTAACTTGAAATCAATTCTAAACTTAAGCATTTCTTTTTCCCGCAGCGTTTAGGGCGTGTTCAGTTCTTTCTATTTCCAACATTTTTGGCTTTAAATTTTTTCAAGCGCCAGACGCAGGTCTTCAATGAGGTCGTTCACATTTTCTAAGCCGATTGACAAACGGATTTGCTCCGGCTCAATACCGCAGGCCAGCAAGTCTTCCTCAGACATCTGACCGTGTGTGGTTGTTGCAGGATGAACAACCAAAGACTTGGCATCAGCAACATTAGCAAGGTTTGAGAAAATATCCAGACTGTCAATAACTTTGCGAGCAGCTTCCGCCCCTCCTGCGACATTGAAGGTAAAGATGGAACTCGCTCCTTTTGGCAGATACTTCTGCGCTAAGTCATAATAGGGGCTGGACGGAAGACTGGCATAGTTAACCTTGGTAACCTTGGGATGTTTTTCAAGATAGTCAGCGATTTGTTTGGCGTTTTCCACATGGCGCTCGACACGAAGGGAAAGGGTCTCAAGCCCTTGCGTTAAAAGAAAAGCATTAAAAGGAGACAGACAAGCCCCGGTATCACGAAGCAATTGGGTTCGTACTGCAGTGATAAAAGCCGCTGCACCAATATCCCGTGTATAGCTGATATCATGGTAAGACGAATCTGGCTCAACAAACTGCGGAAACTTACCGGATTTTTCCCAGTCAAACTGGCCTGAATCAACGATAACACCGCCGATTGATGTCCCATGACCACCGATGAATTTAGTAGCAGAATGGATTGAAATATCAACACCATAAGAAAAAACATTAATTAAATAAGGCGTTGCAAATGTATTGTCAATCACCAGTGGGATTCGGTGGTTATGAGCGATTTCCGCTAATTTCTCTAAATCAGCTACATTCCCCAGAGGATTTCCCAAAGTTTCAGCGATGATGAACTTAGTATTTTCTTGAATGGCTCCCTCAACAGCTTCAAAATCTGCTACATCGACAAAACTTGTCGTAATCCCATAACGCGGCAGGGTTTCTTTTAGTAAGTTGAATGTCCCGCCGTAAACGGTTGTAGCAGATACAATATGATCTCCGGCATGAGCCAAGGCCAGAGCAGTATAGGTCACAGCGGCCATACCCGAAGCAGTCGCCAGAGCACCGACACCTCCTTCCAAAGCAGTCATTCTTTCTTCAAAAACTGCAGTTGTAGGATTGGTAATCCGTGTATAGATATTATCTGGCTGGCGCAGGGCAAAAATATCTTCAGCTGCCTGCGCGCTGTCAAAGACATAAGAGGTAGTCTGATAAATTGGGACCGCCCGAGATTTCGTTGCCGAATCAACAGTTTGGCCGGCATGGAGCTGTAAGGTTTCAAAACTAAGTTCTCTTGTCATAAATTACTCCAATCTTATAAATTATCCAAATGTTCCTTTATTTTACCGCATTTTACCATCTTTGCCTAATATTTATCAAAAAGAAGGGGTTATAGCCAGAAACTATAGCAACAACACTAAAAAGACAAAAAATTGAAGAAAAACACCGCCTTGAGAACGGTCTTTTCTTCAATTTAAAACATAGGT
It includes:
- a CDS encoding O-acetylhomoserine aminocarboxypropyltransferase/cysteine synthase family protein, coding for MTRELSFETLQLHAGQTVDSATKSRAVPIYQTTSYVFDSAQAAEDIFALRQPDNIYTRITNPTTAVFEERMTALEGGVGALATASGMAAVTYTALALAHAGDHIVSATTVYGGTFNLLKETLPRYGITTSFVDVADFEAVEGAIQENTKFIIAETLGNPLGNVADLEKLAEIAHNHRIPLVIDNTFATPYLINVFSYGVDISIHSATKFIGGHGTSIGGVIVDSGQFDWEKSGKFPQFVEPDSSYHDISYTRDIGAAAFITAVRTQLLRDTGACLSPFNAFLLTQGLETLSLRVERHVENAKQIADYLEKHPKVTKVNYASLPSSPYYDLAQKYLPKGASSIFTFNVAGGAEAARKVIDSLDIFSNLANVADAKSLVVHPATTTHGQMSEEDLLACGIEPEQIRLSIGLENVNDLIEDLRLALEKI
- a CDS encoding cyclase family protein; this translates as MINLQEALKVFKTARLVDLTHQIDEDSPHFPPLPALAKKDIFTLKDGFHVQQFSVVGQYGTHIDAPIHFVEGGKWLEQIPLEDFLLPLYVIDKSAAVEKNPNYELTKQDVLDFEAEYGRIAEGSFVAFRSDWSKRWPSQELMTNLDDNGAQQSPGWSREAIDFLIHERHIKALGHETLDTDSGKAAAEAGGVLRQEYYLLEQGIFQLEVLAHLDQVPATGSVIFIAFPHWKEATGSPVRALAYVPDSSRK